A region from the Euryarchaeota archaeon genome encodes:
- a CDS encoding type II toxin-antitoxin system death-on-curing family toxin, translating into MQIHEETIALAGGARGILMPGAVDAALDRVAWGPFPESGDLFERAALLLRGLVLDHPFVDGNKRTAFFVTAVFLEKNGYGVRGRVVVLKEFMLSVARGDVDVAAITGWIRENSVKL; encoded by the coding sequence GTGCAGATTCATGAGGAAACGATCGCGCTCGCCGGTGGCGCACGCGGAATCCTTATGCCGGGCGCGGTTGACGCGGCCCTCGATAGGGTTGCGTGGGGTCCATTTCCGGAAAGCGGGGACCTTTTCGAGCGTGCGGCCTTGCTCCTGCGGGGCCTGGTGCTTGACCACCCGTTCGTCGATGGCAACAAGCGGACAGCGTTCTTCGTTACGGCTGTCTTCCTTGAGAAAAACGGTTACGGCGTGCGCGGCCGCGTTGTCGTGCTGAAGGAATTCATGCTTTCAGTGGCGCGAGGCGACGTAGACGTTGCGGCGATAACCGGTTGGATCCGAGAAAACTCCGTGAAGCTATAA
- a CDS encoding FAD-dependent thymidylate synthase produces MAVSLDSPGVLTAPPRVALIAFTERPYDLAIASARTCYSPGLRFTEEVTEGQRERIGESIYEAGHHTPFQHPTFVFGLENVSRQFVWSFLHSHPFYNSEQSSQRYNLLKEARVYVPPLSGENARIYEEAVSSAWTAYNRINELLQDDNYRLMAALGKRKGQDEKAIRRDASKKAMEMGRYVLPVAAFTSMYHTISGIELKRYARMANTGDCPTESAHVVSMMLAEVRKIDPDFIDRVGEGPIPFEQLPETQAVGAASGFAARFDASLDGLCSRLVAHTPGGEELVAEAAREVIGAGPSTLSDEEMLDTLVNPARNAYMLDTLNVWTHSPFLRALNHVQLTYRKRISHAADSQDQRHRTVPASRPLLTRTHTRAPDYITPGVIADNPRALSVYRETMDALWTAKNTLIENGAPAEAACYLLPNATPIRFTESGSLLNLMHKWRMRTCFLAQEEIYQASMEELAQARRVYPRVTKHIGPPCFFRDGLVEDKELEGPCPEGDRWCGVDVWKNFPNVKRPF; encoded by the coding sequence ATGGCCGTCTCCCTGGACTCGCCGGGTGTTCTAACCGCGCCACCTCGCGTCGCCCTCATCGCCTTCACGGAGCGCCCCTACGACCTCGCGATCGCGTCGGCTCGCACGTGTTACTCGCCCGGGCTCCGTTTCACGGAGGAGGTCACGGAAGGCCAGCGGGAACGGATCGGCGAATCCATCTACGAAGCCGGCCACCACACGCCTTTCCAGCATCCCACGTTCGTTTTCGGTCTTGAGAACGTGAGCCGCCAGTTCGTCTGGTCGTTTCTCCACAGCCACCCGTTCTACAACTCCGAACAGTCGAGTCAACGGTACAATCTACTGAAGGAGGCCCGCGTCTACGTGCCGCCGCTATCAGGGGAGAACGCCCGCATCTACGAGGAGGCGGTGTCGAGCGCATGGACCGCTTACAACCGCATCAACGAACTGTTGCAGGACGACAACTACCGGCTGATGGCGGCCCTCGGGAAACGCAAGGGCCAGGATGAGAAGGCGATCCGCCGCGATGCGTCGAAGAAGGCGATGGAGATGGGCCGGTACGTGCTTCCCGTCGCAGCGTTCACATCGATGTACCACACGATCAGCGGAATCGAACTGAAAAGGTACGCCCGGATGGCAAATACCGGGGACTGCCCCACCGAATCCGCGCACGTGGTCTCGATGATGCTGGCGGAGGTGCGGAAGATCGACCCCGATTTCATAGACCGCGTGGGCGAAGGACCTATTCCGTTCGAACAGCTGCCGGAGACGCAAGCGGTGGGCGCCGCGTCGGGCTTCGCGGCCCGTTTCGACGCGTCGCTTGATGGCCTATGCTCGAGACTTGTGGCACACACGCCAGGCGGCGAGGAACTCGTGGCCGAGGCCGCGCGGGAGGTGATCGGCGCCGGGCCTTCGACGCTCTCCGACGAGGAGATGCTCGACACACTCGTGAACCCGGCGAGAAACGCCTACATGCTCGACACGTTGAACGTCTGGACCCATTCGCCCTTCTTGAGGGCCCTGAACCACGTGCAGCTCACGTACAGAAAGAGGATCAGCCATGCCGCCGACAGCCAGGACCAGCGACACCGGACCGTGCCTGCGAGCAGGCCGCTACTCACGCGAACGCACACTCGCGCCCCGGATTACATCACACCGGGAGTCATCGCCGACAACCCGCGCGCGTTGAGCGTCTACCGGGAGACGATGGACGCACTTTGGACGGCGAAGAACACGCTCATCGAGAACGGCGCTCCGGCCGAGGCGGCGTGTTACCTGCTCCCGAACGCGACGCCTATCCGCTTCACCGAATCCGGCTCCCTCTTGAACCTCATGCACAAGTGGCGAATGCGCACGTGCTTCCTGGCGCAAGAAGAGATCTATCAGGCCTCGATGGAGGAGTTGGCGCAGGCCAGGCGCGTGTATCCGCGCGTCACCAAGCACATCGGCCCGCCGTGCTTCTTCCGCGACGGGCTTGTCGAGGACAAGGAACTCGAAGGCCCATGCCCCGAGGGCGACCGGTGGTGCGGCGTCGATGTGTGGAAGAATTTCCCGAATGTGAAGAGGCCGTTCTAA
- a CDS encoding ferredoxin family protein — MGIDPEFMHKRPSVEKHHTHEVFGPLEAPARLGIHGRIVGVDFDICTGDGACIDTCPVNVFEWYETPGCASPNDSGQPIVKAAKADPIREPDCINCLACESVCPVQAIKITMT, encoded by the coding sequence ATGGGAATCGACCCGGAATTCATGCACAAACGCCCTTCCGTGGAGAAGCACCACACGCACGAAGTGTTCGGCCCCTTGGAAGCACCCGCTAGACTCGGCATCCACGGCCGCATCGTCGGCGTCGACTTCGACATCTGCACGGGCGACGGCGCGTGTATCGACACGTGCCCGGTGAACGTCTTCGAATGGTACGAAACGCCCGGTTGCGCGTCACCGAACGACTCCGGTCAACCAATCGTCAAGGCTGCGAAGGCCGACCCCATCCGCGAGCCCGACTGCATCAACTGTCTCGCCTGCGAATCGGTCTGCCCGGTGCAGGCTATCAAGATCACGATGACGTGA